CTGTATGAAGTTAGACGTAGTTCAGTCATCCCCGAGCTCGTGACCCTTGTCTGAATTTGAACTAGATTTAGAGTCCAGACGGTGAATGAACCAGGAGACGTTTACCTTCCGGAACACGTGGTCCGATTATCTTGTACTTTTAATGGTCACCATGTATAACTctctttgtttatattttgtatttttatatatatttctacttGGGTTTTCCTATCTATACAACTCCTCTGAAGTCCCAGTGAAGTCGTAAGACATACTGTTGTGTTATATTAGTGTCTCCATTGATGAGTGAACAAAACAGTCAAATATCCAACAATATGTTAGGTCAATAAATTTTCAAGCCGAGGAAGACTGAAGTCACTCAAGTAGGTAGTCTAGTCCCTCACTGTGACTTTATACATGTCTGGCGCCAGATACTTCGTTCAAACTAGCCTGGTATAACGATATTCATGTGAATAAAAGAGGTCCAGAATTTAGAGGATATAGGCTcttaaattaaataatttaattaaaacgcctcatgtttttttttcaccattattattataattattattgtgATAGACGAAATATTGACGACATTTTTCCAACGATTTAAACTGAAGCTAATCAATCATGCCTCGACTATATCTCACCAGCAAAAGCGCTGAAATAAATCCAGTTGTTGGATAGACGTGGATTCACAGCTGACCACgtgttttaatttatattgatataattaatttttatttgttttcatggtaaatactctaaatgtgattggtcgaaaaattcttttcattcttctatatttacattcctaatgtggtttgctgatatgaacataccaagtgaaaacaacaaacatatgaccatgaatacactatgaaaaccgtatgaaaacattgtctctcgtgctgattttccacacataacatcagaaaatatcaatacgcttgaaaaatagtcctcgtttcatttccgtaaattatgttttctttgtaatctatttacataaattaaatctaattttacacaaattattgtattcgatgttatttcatgtctctttgttttaaataacacgcaaaaaataaataaataaactactgCAAACTGCGGAGGGGGAGGACACGGTAAACgatggtgcataggcgggatctcccggctgttctaataatttggtgtttcgtcgtatacatgacaaatttttctttttaataaaatttctcgtttttcTCGATATCACTTTTttaatcaaggttatgtaaatatatgaattgaatagattttttaaattttcattgcggctatgaataccagtagctagctacatatcccgtggcgcgcgccacgggatatgtagctagctactggtattcatagccgcaatgaaaatttaaaaaatctattcaatccatatatgaaagaaattccgagaatggcgcgaaaaatgtgacgtcacaatacgacaattgacgttgcgtattgatttgagaaaaagaatcccatttaaaaccagtaaaattgtacatattaaaaacatgttttaaattagaaaatcattttcaaaaattaattataagcgttgatgtcaattattttttagtttcatcggggtttgaaacaaattttgtttgcaaacttctgtaagaatccactacgcggattcatacagtttgcaaacaaactttgtttcataccccgatgaaactaaaaaataatgacatcaacgcttaaaCAGAAAATGTATGTACCTATACAATATGGtcagtggtttttttttcataaaatgatgaACATTTCTACTTAACTTATATATTATTGTTCAGAAAcatgaaataatatcaattcGGAACATTTCTAAATGAAAAACACACAAGTGTCCCGTATGTCATGGTGCTGCAACGCACTGTCGGTTTCgagatatatcatttatatatatttgtatattaaatagGATAGGTTTATGACAGAGTGCAAGCTTTGTCAACAACAATTGGTTTGGTTACCTGGCACGACTATTTCTGTCGACATCTTCCGGGGTCACAGTTACCAGATGCGACTTTCTATCGTAGCGATATTAAGTACATAATTCTTCATTTTCACTTAATATTCGAGGCAAAACAAGGTTCCCGGTGTTTTTTCGTGACACAATttatggtgttattacattttcGGTTCCGTATCGGACGCTGATTGGTCTACAATTTGTAGACTGATTGGTCTACAATTTGTAGACAACACATTACACTCAATTAAAGCAATTATCGGTGAATGATCTCGTTACTACAGAGACAATCGTCGAGACGAGGTTGACCTGACCGTCTTTGCGCATTACACGCTTTGAACCATTTACCGTTAGATACTTTTATTGACATGTATTAACCTATAAACTGTAAGATGTTTCTATATAGCAATATAGCATGGCTAAAACTTGTATTTGAAGCtgttaacaaacaaaactatCATCTATCTAAGAGCGGTTGGTCTGTACTACATGATATGAGTAATCAAAgccacatttttttctttttaaattgatacatgtatacgtgAATGTACCAATGTCGTTTTagcttttttttaaaaaacatatttcgTTTGGTTGTTTCGCTTGTGCACATTTCCCCTAATGGCGTTTAGTGTTGACGGGCCGTTAAGAATTAAATAACTAATAACTATCTGCGACAGTGATAAAACGTAGTGCGCGCTCGTGCGAGTGTTCTGTGACGTCGCGTTATTTCAATCAATCACATTTTTCGGACACATCAACTTGCACGAGgccaatatattgtttttatcaaagaTGCATTATTTAAGTTGGTGTGATAATTAAGGATTAAGTTGCAAATTAAATGACATGGGATAACAATTATGACACTCTTTAGTTAATATCAAATCGTCTCATGTGACCAATCAGTTAATGGTGTCATTTACGCCACCATAAAGAACAAGAAAAACGCTGTTTTACGTGGATAGATTTATTACAAAATGCACTAATGCAATATAAGcatacaaaatattattatatatcacatcaGTGGATAACAGAAATTTGTCCATGACGGCTAATTGAATATATACAAGGGAGACAGTCGCAACCACGTTAATAGAAGACAGTTAAATCATACAACACAGCAGAAACATTGTAAATGTCCTAATAGATGAAATATGAACCAGACAGACTAGCATCTGATCACAGGGCGATTTTAGGAGGCTCAGTACTCCCCAAAGGAAAGCATGACCAATATGACCCATTGATATTATAGGTAACACAGCTCCTTATTTTaaagtgaaataaatataaaaaaaaaaatggacccCTTTGTTTTGAACAAGCCTCTGAAGACTTCCTCACTATGAGTAGAAATGGTCTATTTAAATAACTTGATGAGACATTATcgatacaaatacatgtaacaatagcACCAGTTGAAGTTTTAACGTACCTATATTGGATTCAGTGTATAGATTCGAAGATTCAAATGGTTGgttcatattcaattttggGGGAAATTGGATAGCGGAAGTGACGTACAAGCATTATAATTATTTTGGTTATCAGTAGCACACCTGCTATAATGAGGAAGTGCCAATGAAAATAGAGAATTCCTTTCACGAATGTCCAGATCATAGTTCTTCGAAACCACACCACCAAGTGCGGCAGTAAGAGTAATGTAGGGACTAAAGGTGTACCGAACGTAATGGTCCCAAATTGTGTTCTCCAGGACGACCCATGTGGCTATGATGGCGGACAATATACCTAGAACGACTGTGCAGGAATCTTCGTTTGAGATGCCTCCTTTGTATGTCATCACCATGGCAACGTTAAGTAAAGTAGCTATGGTAACCCAGGTTGCATAAAAAGCCATGCCATTTTGTACCAAAAAGCGGATGAGCCAGATGTCTTTGACGGCATTCTCCTTATTCAATTTCCCAAGATTATGGTACAGTCTCCGGAAGGAGAAGAACAACGCCACATAGAGTGTGATTGGGGTAATGGCGATGACAATCAGTGACCATATTATTTCCTGACTATCCCACACGAACAACCAGGCTACGTTTGCaatgttgtttataatgtatagAATATACATAACAGGAGGAAGAACTGGAAGCATGTAGATGTAGGTTCCAGATTTAGTTTTACGACAGATGGTGGTGAGGGCGTAGATGAGCCAAAGGGCCTGCCAGGCGTAGATAACGCCCCAGATACTGAACGTCCAGCCCGCTGGTGTGATCTGGAGGTTGTACACATCGGATATATCACCAGTAGTATTCTTAAATAAACCTGTaaataaaaagacatttatattttactacAAGTTATATCACGCTGTAATTCAATAATGGAAGTTTacaacaattttcattttatgttttgCTATTTGATTTATAACATGAGGCACATCGACCTTAACGGTAATTTGACCCTAAAAAATGACAgtcaaaaatctgttttccctacataaactatagtaaagtgtACTCCCTCCCAAATGGCAAACAAGAGACCCCTGcatcatgaaatttaaaatgttggtaaagcaccttaagaccttccatctatgaagagtatgtTTAACTGTATTTCTACCTGATTTAGAgcatgagtttttttttttttttaatttcagttaatttgaccctttttggcccagCCCATACgtccttgggggtcagtcagagCCGACAGGTGCATAACATCAAGCTGTCttcccatgctgacaatgttaaCAGAGTAAGAATGAATtacaatagaaatgaaacaaaatatgattatgAGTTCACCATCTCCCTAAGGGTCAggaaaatcacaattttggtaaagcactttAATATCCATCCATCTATtcagagtatttgattctaccttaattgggtcttgagaaaaaaagtttttttgaaattgaagtTATTTCGACTTTTTTTGGTCCCGCTCCTAAAGCCCCTGGGAGTCAGTAAATGCCAAACATAAACGTACTATTATTCAACAGACATCCCATACCAATAATTCTAACCGAGTTTGTATCATTTCCAATGGCACTTGGAACATATACAAAAATTTGATTTCTCAATATAACCTTGAGTAGATTTATCCCCTCCCCATGGGAAAACCGGAGACCCGAGGGTcatgaaattaataatttttattaAGGTCTTTCTGTCTGTGATGAGCATTTCATTCTACCATATCTTGGGAGGtgagaaaaagatttttgaaattttagtcaatatgacccttttggccctgtccctcaggcccctggtggGTGAGGACCATATAATCCACACTTTGGTTGATCTTTGGTCATGGAAGCTTCCCGACACATtaattgaatttggttcagcatTTTTGGacaagtcgaaaatgtaaattgttaacGGGCGGACGATGAAAAAAACGCGAtcagaataggtcacttgagacttcacCTAATTAAATCCAAATTATCATCATTGTGTTGACTATAAGGCAGTTTGACCAGCTTACCTATCTTCTGTCCGACAGATCCGGCAAGAGAATTGAAGACCACCATGACAATGTACACAATCAAAGTCATGATTATCAAGAAAACACGCAACTGGCTGTGTTCCGCCATCTTGGAAAttctaaaaaagaaaattaactgATTTATCAATATGCTGTATAAAATTGAGTGTGTGTAAATTATTCATTTAGATAGGCACTTATAAATCCCTTACATTGTCACTGTCAAGGTGTTACCAGCATAACCTGTTGACCTTCTGatattattaatatacatgtattacagcaATTAACCCCATTCATGATCGCATAATCAAACTTTGTCCATCCTTCATGGGTGCAGACATCTTCTTACATTTACTTGTTGATTATTCTGAAGGGGTTGTGTTATTGAAATCAAATTCTTTATTGCATTTAGCTTTACAGCTCATTTGCATAGTACAGATGTAATAGTATAAAATTCAGTTGACGTACATACGGGACACTgcacatataattatatcaattaattagaGAATGGACAACATCATTACATCAGAGATTTTCTCAAATTATTTGCGTCGTACACAAATTTACTTAAAATATTTAGCTCTTTTACATTTGTTGTGCTTAATAGTTGGACAAGCTTAAATACACATGGCTTtttccaataatatttttttataaagttcTGCCTTAGATATTGATAAACTGGACATACCAGGAAAAAATGGAATTCATCCTCAAGATCACGATTAGGATCACAAAATTTACAGATACGTTCACTCCTAACTATATTAGAATACATCCTGACTCAATACACAAGTTATGTGCTGATAACCTCATTATTGCCGATACAATACAattttttctttggtatatatttagtCAAATAACTTTGTAATACAACATCACTTACCAAGTGTCAATATAAATGGCACTTAGGCAAATTTTCTAAAATAACAGATAATTCTTGATGTGCTATGTCATTAATCCTTTGCTTGATCAAAGGTaagatatttgaatttattgaatGTTGGTTTATCCATACTTCACCATAACCAAGACTGAACAACATATCTTTGACACATTCAACCCAGTTAAATACAGTATTTGATTTTGgtaaattcaataaaacatcatatgcggttttcaaaatacagttattagaatttataattttgaacaaGTATTTTATCATACGATATTTTCTGGCATAAACAAGTGGAAAACGACccaattcaaaataaatcataacattGCATGTAGATTTTTTAACATATAATATCCTTTTACAAAATTCTAGGTGTATCTTTTCAATATCTGGCGCTTTACAGCCACCCCAGACTTCAGATGCATAACTTAATACACTGTTcacatatgtatcaaataaattCAAAAGTGTAACATAATTCAATTGCAAAgatttacattttgaaaaaaggGCAAATACTGCCTTTCGCCCTTGTTCAGACAactttttttgtaatgtattaaatttattattaaatctAACAagaattatctttaaaaaagataaacagcatagttttaatgctggtggttataatgtaatactgctggtgaaataaatcaacgaactaatgcgtttcagcacggataacaaaattagatcagtttgaatcatttttggtaataataagactacatttgaatcaggaatatggtttcataaatgtgtcatttgaaaagatacatccacttatttggcttgcattcaatcttaactttgtttcgtttttaactgcatatctgcattttgtattGACCACTACATTGaccataataataattaatataaaatgtactcttatatgtaattattttataaaacgagtcaggcacctgtgcttTGTATGCAGACCGTGTCGTACGTGCTGACCTCTCAGGTCGCTCAGCTTGTTCCACTTTTGTGAATGGAGATAGCAAATCTAACAGCTCATGCGTGACATTGTAAACACTACTGTTAATAGTCTCTGGGGTTAATTCACCATCAATATTACTTGCAGTATTAATCCTATCGATATTATCACgtattacagtaatacattGATTCTTTAAGGCATCGTCCCATTTATGTACAGGCCTCTTCTGTGTAAATTATTCATTTAGATAGGCACTTATAAATCCCTTACATTGTCACTGTCAAAGTGTTACAAGCATAACCTGTTGACCTTCTGatattattaatatacatgtattacagtgatTTATAAAACCCCATTCATGATCGCATAATCAAACTTTGTCCATCCTTCATGGGCGCAGACATCTTCTTACATTTACTTGTTGATTATTCTGAAGGGGTTGTGTTATTGAAATCAGGATTTCTGACAGCTGTCCCATGAGTCTTCCCACGGGCGATTAGTGTAGTGTATACACTTttagtgcaatcaaccgtgggtaaTCGGTGATGGGGCCACCTGCCCAgggggtcttccccgaacaccaactctggttagggtggggtgtttacatagggagttatagtctgttacagaaatatcctcAAATATTTTTTTGCATAGAGGATCCAAACTGTttcagaaatagtgtataaaactaaaacacactttggaaaatcatcatcttttgctttgatatttgaaatatcaacatcttggcatacatatgtacatactgaatcttgaattgtaaaacaattgtatcgTTGGATACTTTTGAatcatattttctgtaaaaacgtgccatattgatttaatttgtgcttgttttcagatttagtgtaaatatttaaaaaatactcTAATGCG
The window above is part of the Pecten maximus chromosome 2, xPecMax1.1, whole genome shotgun sequence genome. Proteins encoded here:
- the LOC117315586 gene encoding uncharacterized protein LOC117315586, whose amino-acid sequence is MAEHSQLRVFLIIMTLIVYIVMVVFNSLAGSVGQKIGLFKNTTGDISDVYNLQITPAGWTFSIWGVIYAWQALWLIYALTTICRKTKSGTYIYMLPVLPPVMYILYIINNIANVAWLFVWDSQEIIWSLIVIAITPITLYVALFFSFRRLYHNLGKLNKENAVKDIWLIRFLVQNGMAFYATWVTIATLLNVAMVMTYKGGISNEDSCTVVLGILSAIIATWVVLENTIWDHYVRYTFSPYITLTAALGGVVSKNYDLDIRERNSLFSLALPHYSRCATDNQNNYNACTSLPLSNFPQN